One Zonotrichia albicollis isolate bZonAlb1 chromosome 25, bZonAlb1.hap1, whole genome shotgun sequence genomic window carries:
- the RBP7 gene encoding retinoid-binding protein 7, producing the protein MPVDFSGTWNLVSNDNFEGYMVALGIDFATRKIAKMLKPQKVIKQDGDSFYIHTTSSFRDYLLEFKVGEEFEEDNKGLDNRKCKSLVTWENDKLVCVQTGEKKNRGWTHWLEGDDLHLELRCENQVCRQVFKRA; encoded by the exons ATGCCTGTGGATTTCAGCGGAACCTGGAaccttgtcagcaatgacaacTTTGAAGGTTACATGGTGGCCTTAG GTATTGACTTTGCAACGCGCAAAATAGCAAAAATGCTGAAGCCTCAGAAAGTGATCAAACAAGACGGTGATTCATTCTATATCCATACCACTAGCTCATTCAGAGATTATTTGCTTGAATTCAAAGTTGGAGAAGAGTTTGAGGAAGATAATAAAGGCTTGGATAAcagaaaatgcaag AGCCTCGTTACCTGGGAAAATGACAAACTTGTCTGTGTCCAGACTGGTGAGAAGAAGAACAGGGGCTGGACTCACTGGCTCGAAGGGGATGACCTCCACCTG gAGCTTCGTTGTGAGAATCAAGTCTGCAGACAGGTCTTCAAGAGAGCTTGA